The Mycolicibacterium mageritense genome contains a region encoding:
- a CDS encoding saccharopine dehydrogenase family protein codes for MQHTESTKRIVFIGAAGEMCRVAIERFAKAAGAGDWKLELYDIRPETLRDFVKTLPAGSTTVGSFDLFDGAALREAIDGADLVVLGAGPYNRTAEPVMAACIEKKVPYLDLDDDEASTRAALALDAKAKAAGVPILICCGASPGYTNVMTADAARDMDVVERIDICWVTGDEGPVPFGRAVLDHAIRGFAGPCHTWEHGRAVTHQTFLETDVFDVGNSLGGAYRFYECAHPEAVTLPRRWPGADRIRVLGALDPPPTNGIMRGVAVAVQDKKISMDEAIDFINDLLTDKTGSLKVWRYALSGLWGTIRRREIGPVEVLKFMATSAAKKHPPFRGTNYVRVTGKRDGQPVVSVRRAPVSGPGTPWTTMASLTGSATAAFMLVAIDQLGQRSGVLAPEDWVDPETFYHALAATGGAPLHQVVEAVVTPSTAVTSRKVASDAAAH; via the coding sequence ATGCAGCACACTGAGTCCACGAAGCGGATCGTCTTCATCGGCGCCGCCGGTGAGATGTGCCGCGTCGCGATCGAACGTTTCGCAAAGGCCGCCGGTGCCGGGGACTGGAAGTTGGAGCTGTACGACATCCGGCCCGAAACCCTGCGGGATTTCGTCAAGACGCTGCCCGCCGGCTCGACGACGGTCGGGTCCTTCGACCTCTTCGACGGTGCCGCGTTGCGCGAGGCCATCGACGGCGCGGATCTCGTCGTGCTGGGCGCGGGCCCGTACAACCGCACCGCAGAACCGGTGATGGCGGCGTGCATCGAAAAGAAGGTGCCCTACCTGGATCTCGACGATGACGAGGCCAGTACCCGGGCGGCGCTGGCACTCGACGCGAAAGCCAAGGCCGCGGGCGTCCCGATCCTCATCTGCTGTGGGGCATCTCCGGGATACACCAATGTGATGACTGCTGACGCGGCACGCGACATGGATGTTGTCGAACGCATCGACATCTGCTGGGTGACCGGTGATGAGGGGCCGGTGCCGTTCGGGCGCGCGGTGCTCGACCACGCGATCCGGGGATTCGCCGGGCCGTGCCACACCTGGGAGCACGGCCGCGCGGTGACCCATCAAACGTTCCTGGAGACCGACGTATTCGACGTCGGCAACTCCCTCGGCGGCGCCTACCGGTTCTACGAGTGCGCGCATCCAGAGGCGGTGACGCTGCCTCGGCGCTGGCCGGGAGCCGATCGCATTCGGGTGCTGGGTGCCCTCGATCCGCCACCGACCAACGGCATCATGCGCGGCGTCGCAGTGGCCGTGCAGGACAAGAAGATCTCGATGGACGAGGCCATCGACTTCATCAACGACCTCCTGACCGACAAGACCGGGTCACTCAAGGTGTGGCGGTACGCACTGTCGGGACTCTGGGGCACCATTCGTCGCCGTGAGATCGGCCCGGTCGAGGTACTGAAGTTCATGGCGACATCGGCGGCCAAGAAGCATCCCCCGTTCCGGGGTACGAACTACGTGCGGGTGACGGGCAAACGCGATGGGCAGCCGGTGGTTTCGGTACGGCGAGCGCCGGTGAGCGGGCCCGGTACTCCGTGGACCACCATGGCGTCGCTCACCGGGTCGGCCACCGCTGCGTTCATGCTCGTGGCGATCGATCAACTGGGACAGCGGTCGGGGGTTCTGGCGCCCGAGGACTGGGTAGACCCGGAAACCTTCTACCACGCGTTGGCAGCAACGGGCGGGGCTCCGCTGCACCAGGTTGTCGAAGCAGTGGTCACTCCGAGCACCGCAGTGACATCCCGAAAGGTCGCGTCTGATGCAGCTGCTCACTGA
- a CDS encoding esterase/lipase family protein, translating into MAPDNVVPPLKPPPALWTATEGWRAVAELVSLYPARRCLDALPNGDGAPVLVLPGLAVGDITTVPLRRLLAKHGYAPYSWELGANVGPTQRIIGGLDALLDRVVNEHGRLVSVVGWSLGGLLGRDLAVRHPDAVCRLITMGTPLGITHHRQTRAGLVYDWCSRFHLPEYAFDTWKSQPVPETLPTTSIYSRSDGISRWESCLLPAGPRWENVEVIGSHNGLGFNPLALWVVLDRLALPAGEWAPFRGPRRLRRYYPRPATAA; encoded by the coding sequence ATGGCACCCGATAATGTTGTGCCCCCGCTCAAACCGCCGCCTGCCCTGTGGACGGCCACAGAAGGGTGGCGTGCGGTCGCGGAGCTTGTGAGCCTGTACCCGGCGAGGCGATGCCTGGATGCGCTGCCCAACGGGGATGGTGCGCCGGTGCTCGTGTTGCCGGGCTTGGCGGTTGGTGACATCACGACGGTGCCACTGCGCCGGCTGCTCGCCAAGCACGGGTATGCCCCATACTCATGGGAATTGGGTGCCAACGTGGGTCCGACGCAGCGGATCATCGGCGGCCTGGACGCCTTGCTGGACCGGGTGGTCAACGAGCATGGACGCCTGGTCAGCGTTGTCGGCTGGAGCCTCGGCGGCCTGCTCGGACGCGACCTGGCCGTCCGCCATCCCGACGCCGTGTGCCGGCTGATCACGATGGGCACCCCGCTGGGGATCACCCACCATCGGCAGACCCGGGCCGGCCTCGTATACGACTGGTGTTCGCGTTTTCATCTGCCGGAGTACGCATTCGACACCTGGAAGAGCCAGCCCGTGCCGGAAACCCTGCCGACCACCTCGATCTACAGCCGCTCCGACGGCATCTCCCGCTGGGAGAGTTGTCTGCTCCCGGCCGGACCGCGGTGGGAGAACGTCGAAGTCATCGGCAGCCACAACGGTCTAGGCTTCAACCCGCTCGCATTGTGGGTCGTGCTGGATCGGCTTGCGTTGCCGGCAGGAGAGTGGGCACCGTTCCGCGGTCCGCGCCGGCTGCGCAGGTACTACCCGCGGCCGGCCACCGCAGCCTGA
- a CDS encoding PHA/PHB synthase family protein has protein sequence MTQADPASRREDRALAGGFESVLTAGAMNTLRGRVPAGELGQIAAALARHPRPALDRVARAAREIGSIAQGVDDRPGALDRRFSDVAWQENALLQRIALGYLAGSAAVEDIVADAVVDWRTKERVRVFVDNVLAAAAPSNNPLLNPASLKRAIDTAGTSWIRGLRSFAGDMASRPRIPRAVDGSGYRLGENIAATPGKVIRRGRLYELIQYAPMSESVDAVPMLCLASPVNKYYLLDLGQKESVTRVLLERGRRPFTVSWGNPDESHQDVGLDDYVAAVVEILETVAEVCGTDQVHLLGFCGGGQLAFTTAGYLAATGRQDLLASLTVAIAVIDFERGGTIGAILDRRLADRSIAIAARRGYFDGRDTAEMFAWIRPNDGIWVNVVNNYLLGLPLTTFDLVYWATDQTNLALAFGTQLVDITLTNGWAKPGGVRILGESLDPGQITVDTYILGASTDHICPWQDCYRTRALLGGQSTFVLAKGGHAAVIAKAPGSSRASYRTSESTSTDAQVWQAEATDNTGTWWEHWERWIANRTPVTRTAPTVLGSPTHPPVDDAPGQYVRTTLT, from the coding sequence ATGACTCAGGCAGATCCTGCGTCTCGGCGGGAAGACCGGGCCCTTGCAGGCGGATTCGAGTCGGTCTTGACGGCCGGAGCGATGAACACGCTGCGGGGCCGGGTTCCTGCGGGGGAACTCGGCCAGATCGCGGCCGCGCTTGCGCGTCATCCCCGTCCCGCGCTTGACCGGGTCGCGCGGGCGGCCCGTGAAATCGGCTCGATCGCACAGGGGGTCGACGACCGGCCCGGTGCTCTCGACCGCCGGTTCTCCGACGTGGCCTGGCAGGAAAATGCGCTGCTCCAGCGAATCGCCCTGGGGTACTTGGCGGGATCTGCCGCGGTCGAAGACATCGTGGCCGACGCCGTCGTGGACTGGCGCACCAAGGAACGGGTCCGGGTGTTCGTCGACAACGTGCTGGCGGCCGCAGCGCCGTCCAACAACCCGCTGCTCAACCCGGCGTCGCTCAAGCGTGCCATCGACACCGCGGGCACCAGTTGGATCCGGGGACTGCGGAGCTTCGCCGGCGACATGGCGAGCCGGCCCCGAATCCCCAGGGCCGTTGACGGTTCGGGATACCGGCTGGGTGAGAATATCGCAGCGACACCTGGAAAAGTGATCCGGCGCGGGCGACTGTACGAGCTCATCCAGTATGCGCCGATGTCCGAATCCGTCGACGCCGTGCCGATGCTGTGCCTCGCGTCCCCGGTCAACAAGTACTACCTGCTCGATCTGGGCCAGAAGGAATCGGTCACGCGGGTGCTGCTCGAGCGCGGCCGCAGGCCCTTCACCGTCTCGTGGGGCAACCCGGACGAGTCACATCAGGATGTCGGCCTCGACGACTATGTCGCAGCGGTCGTCGAGATACTCGAGACCGTTGCCGAGGTGTGCGGCACCGATCAGGTTCATCTGTTGGGATTCTGCGGTGGCGGCCAGTTGGCGTTCACGACCGCCGGCTATCTCGCCGCGACCGGGCGCCAGGATCTGCTCGCGTCGCTCACCGTCGCGATCGCCGTCATCGACTTCGAACGTGGCGGGACCATCGGCGCGATACTCGACCGGCGGTTGGCGGACCGATCGATCGCCATCGCCGCCCGGCGGGGCTACTTCGACGGCCGGGACACCGCAGAGATGTTCGCGTGGATCCGGCCGAACGACGGGATCTGGGTCAACGTCGTCAACAACTACCTGCTCGGCCTCCCCTTGACGACCTTCGATCTCGTCTACTGGGCGACAGATCAGACCAACCTTGCGCTGGCATTCGGAACGCAACTCGTCGACATCACGCTGACCAACGGGTGGGCGAAGCCGGGCGGAGTCCGGATCCTCGGCGAGTCGCTGGACCCGGGCCAGATCACTGTCGACACTTACATCCTGGGTGCATCCACGGATCACATCTGCCCGTGGCAGGACTGCTACCGCACCCGGGCGCTGCTGGGTGGCCAGAGCACATTCGTGCTCGCGAAGGGCGGGCATGCCGCAGTGATCGCAAAAGCGCCGGGGTCGTCCCGCGCCAGTTACCGCACATCCGAGTCGACCTCGACCGACGCGCAGGTCTGGCAGGCCGAGGCGACCGATAACACCGGCACGTGGTGGGAGCATTGGGAGCGCTGGATCGCGAACCGAACCCCGGTCACCAGAACCGCACCCACCGTGCTCGGCAGCCCCACTCATCCACCGGTCGACGACGCGCCCGGTCAGTACGTCCGCACCACCCTCACGTGA
- a CDS encoding alpha/beta hydrolase: MTKNLYFPSHGVRCAATHVPAWSDALTGPAGRPCVVMAHGFGGTRDSGLLPYAEAFAAAGIDALVFDYRGFGDSDGHPRQDIAVRRQREDYHAALAAARHLPGVDADRIALWGYSYAGGHVIAVAAQNPQVAAIVSLNPAADGRATLAHIARQRRGAAQLARLTAHGLLDTALSRLGRDPHYLPAVGEPGTTALVTSPGAARAFARVAGPTWRNEVAARTALEVGFNRPTTFAGRLACPMLMQVGTHDDVAPPAAARRAAKKAGYLAQLCEYPIGHVEAFDGGAWQQRVRDDQLVFLARVLDPSRAADAHLRATSEASRRGPLVVKLPW, from the coding sequence ATGACCAAGAACCTGTACTTTCCGAGCCATGGCGTCCGGTGTGCGGCCACCCACGTTCCCGCGTGGAGTGACGCGCTGACAGGGCCGGCCGGCCGGCCATGTGTGGTCATGGCGCACGGATTCGGCGGCACCCGTGACTCCGGCCTGCTGCCCTACGCAGAGGCATTCGCCGCGGCCGGTATCGATGCGCTGGTGTTCGACTACCGCGGGTTCGGCGACTCCGACGGCCATCCGCGCCAGGACATCGCAGTCCGCCGTCAGCGCGAGGACTACCATGCGGCGCTTGCCGCCGCTCGGCACCTGCCCGGAGTCGACGCGGACCGAATCGCGTTGTGGGGCTATTCGTATGCCGGCGGTCACGTCATCGCAGTGGCCGCACAGAACCCACAGGTTGCCGCGATCGTTTCGCTCAATCCAGCCGCCGACGGCCGCGCCACGCTCGCGCACATCGCGCGTCAGCGCCGTGGCGCCGCGCAACTCGCTCGGCTGACGGCACACGGACTGTTGGACACTGCGCTCAGCCGGCTCGGCCGCGATCCGCACTACCTGCCCGCGGTCGGAGAACCAGGAACCACAGCCTTGGTCACCAGCCCCGGCGCCGCACGGGCATTTGCCCGCGTGGCCGGGCCGACCTGGCGCAACGAAGTCGCCGCCCGCACCGCACTCGAAGTCGGGTTCAACCGGCCCACCACGTTCGCGGGCCGCCTGGCCTGCCCGATGCTGATGCAGGTGGGCACACACGACGACGTCGCACCGCCGGCAGCCGCGCGTCGCGCCGCCAAGAAGGCCGGCTATCTGGCGCAACTGTGCGAGTACCCCATCGGCCACGTCGAGGCGTTCGACGGAGGCGCATGGCAACAGCGGGTGCGCGACGACCAGCTTGTGTTCCTGGCACGCGTGCTCGATCCGTCACGCGCAGCCGACGCCCACCTGCGCGCCACGTCCGAGGCCTCGCGCCGCGGCCCTCTGGTGGTGAAGCTGCCGTGGTAA
- a CDS encoding TetR/AcrR family transcriptional regulator yields the protein MFEKESDRSVMRPTALQRRGVERMRTILDVAETLLADQGYAAATLKAIGEHAGIPTASLYHYFADREQVDAELARRHICTIDAHFGAVLENPGPDSLRGSVDALIDLFLAYFRAHPAFVQLWFVGRSPALADMADEFHAMWAERLWRFLVERELLCGDTPQFIVRFVFEMGHRPFDIAFQRCPTGDDATIDEARRMLTAYLATYAPDSGVLTVRRGGS from the coding sequence GTGTTCGAAAAAGAATCGGACCGTTCCGTGATGCGTCCCACGGCCCTGCAGCGTCGCGGGGTCGAACGGATGCGGACCATCCTCGACGTCGCCGAAACGTTGCTTGCCGATCAGGGCTACGCCGCCGCCACCCTCAAGGCCATCGGTGAGCATGCCGGCATTCCGACCGCGTCGCTCTACCACTACTTCGCGGACCGTGAGCAGGTCGACGCCGAGCTTGCCCGCAGGCACATCTGCACCATCGACGCGCACTTCGGGGCGGTGCTGGAGAATCCAGGTCCGGACAGCTTGCGCGGCAGTGTCGATGCCCTGATCGATCTGTTCCTCGCGTACTTCCGGGCGCACCCCGCGTTCGTCCAGCTGTGGTTCGTCGGCCGCTCTCCGGCCCTCGCCGACATGGCCGACGAGTTCCATGCGATGTGGGCGGAGCGGCTGTGGCGCTTCCTCGTCGAACGGGAGCTGCTCTGCGGCGACACACCACAGTTCATCGTCCGATTCGTGTTCGAGATGGGGCACCGCCCGTTCGACATCGCGTTCCAGCGGTGTCCGACGGGCGACGACGCCACCATCGACGAAGCGCGTCGCATGCTCACGGCGTATCTCGCCACGTACGCGCCTGACTCGGGGGTATTGACAGTTCGACGGGGTGGCTCTTAA
- a CDS encoding NAD(P)/FAD-dependent oxidoreductase: MQLLTETGWAPLPADVQPSVAEGVTCDVAVIGGGVGGMTAALRLAESGADVVLLEAQTCGWGASSRNAGYVTNSVAADPGLLALLFSRSKVRALFRYAEAAVEFTQDAIAGRGIDCDFEKVGIVQAAVSKGQLRKARRNAKIMAAAGSSAEFVEGPAAGLPDGFLGGMREGIGGTLNPGKYVLGLRDAVLSSRARVFEHTRVQNVVDHASGVTIETPGGRVHARQALLTANAYGRDLSITPRRLVSPVWTSLVETEPVAPERLDAVGWTSRAPLVTAHMILESYRVTPRNTIVFGTRRLETTTGPLSARTPSTPVVDDLVRGFRERFPGLHDVAPQRAWGGWIGMSSTWLPVAGEASPKVLYSLACNGHGFAQAQYVGHLLAGRLSGESMPEDLKTIWHTGRFWPSFVSQPALNLGWFADRALDRLARA, translated from the coding sequence ATGCAGCTGCTCACTGAAACGGGCTGGGCTCCTCTGCCCGCCGACGTGCAGCCGTCAGTTGCCGAGGGAGTGACGTGCGATGTCGCCGTCATCGGAGGCGGTGTCGGCGGGATGACCGCGGCGCTGCGGCTGGCCGAATCCGGTGCCGACGTCGTGCTTCTCGAGGCTCAGACCTGCGGGTGGGGCGCGAGCTCACGTAACGCCGGATACGTCACCAACTCGGTTGCGGCGGATCCCGGATTGCTGGCACTGCTGTTCTCCCGCAGCAAGGTTCGTGCGTTGTTCCGGTACGCCGAGGCCGCGGTCGAATTCACGCAGGATGCCATCGCGGGCCGGGGCATCGACTGCGACTTCGAGAAGGTCGGCATCGTGCAGGCCGCAGTATCGAAGGGGCAACTGCGGAAGGCCCGCCGGAATGCGAAGATCATGGCGGCAGCGGGATCGTCGGCCGAGTTCGTCGAAGGGCCGGCAGCCGGATTGCCGGACGGCTTCCTCGGTGGCATGCGCGAAGGTATCGGCGGCACGCTGAACCCGGGCAAGTATGTCCTCGGCCTCCGCGATGCCGTGTTGAGTTCTCGGGCAAGGGTATTCGAGCACACCCGGGTGCAGAACGTCGTCGACCACGCGTCAGGGGTGACCATCGAGACCCCCGGCGGCCGGGTACACGCCAGGCAGGCGTTGCTCACAGCGAATGCCTACGGGAGGGATCTGTCGATCACGCCGCGCCGACTGGTCTCGCCGGTCTGGACGTCGTTGGTGGAGACCGAGCCGGTTGCCCCCGAGCGTCTCGACGCCGTCGGCTGGACCAGTCGCGCGCCGCTGGTGACCGCGCACATGATCCTGGAGAGCTACCGGGTGACCCCTCGGAACACGATCGTCTTCGGAACCCGCCGCCTCGAGACGACCACGGGACCGCTGTCCGCGCGGACCCCGTCGACTCCCGTGGTCGACGACCTCGTCCGCGGCTTCCGGGAGCGCTTCCCCGGGTTGCACGACGTCGCTCCACAACGGGCCTGGGGCGGCTGGATCGGTATGAGCTCCACGTGGTTGCCCGTGGCCGGAGAGGCCTCGCCCAAAGTGTTGTATTCGTTGGCGTGCAACGGACATGGCTTCGCCCAGGCGCAGTATGTCGGTCACCTGCTCGCGGGCCGACTCTCCGGTGAATCCATGCCCGAGGATCTCAAGACCATCTGGCACACCGGCAGATTCTGGCCCAGCTTCGTCAGCCAGCCCGCCCTGAACCTCGGTTGGTTCGCCGACCGGGCCCTCGACCGCCTCGCCCGCGCATAA
- a CDS encoding acyl-CoA dehydrogenase family protein, whose translation MSLFDVSERAQRYQSDLLEFMDARVYPAEPIYAEQMAAAGDPHFHPPILEELKAEARKRGLWNLFHPHPDWGPGLSNLEYAPLAEIMGRSHIASEACNCSAPDTGNMEVLTLFGTDEHKERYLKPLLDGTIRSAFAMTEPAVASSDATNVQMSMVRDGDEYVLNGRKWFASNGMHRNCKVLIVMGKTDPDAAVHRQQSMMVVPIDAPGITVRRNLGVFGYQDREGHAEIDFDDVRVPAKDVLKGEGEGFAISQARLGPGRIHHCMRAIGMAERALELLCTRAQSRVTFGKPISENANIQDWIAESRIDIEMIRLLTLKAAHLMDTVGNKAARTEIAAIKVAAPNIALKIVDRAIQVHGGGGVTDDFPLAMAWAHLRTLRLADGPDEVHKRAIARQELGKYRKGTPA comes from the coding sequence ATGTCTTTGTTCGATGTGTCCGAACGTGCTCAGCGGTACCAGTCGGACCTGCTCGAGTTCATGGACGCTCGGGTCTATCCGGCCGAGCCGATCTACGCCGAGCAGATGGCCGCAGCCGGTGACCCGCATTTCCATCCGCCGATTCTCGAAGAGCTCAAGGCCGAGGCGCGAAAGCGTGGCCTGTGGAACCTGTTTCACCCGCACCCCGATTGGGGCCCGGGCCTGAGCAACCTGGAATACGCGCCGCTCGCCGAGATCATGGGCCGCAGCCACATCGCATCCGAGGCGTGCAACTGCAGTGCCCCGGACACCGGCAACATGGAGGTGCTCACGCTGTTCGGCACCGACGAGCACAAGGAGCGCTACCTCAAGCCGCTGCTGGACGGCACGATCCGCTCGGCCTTCGCGATGACCGAGCCCGCGGTGGCCAGCTCGGATGCGACCAACGTGCAGATGTCGATGGTCCGCGACGGTGACGAATACGTGCTCAACGGACGAAAGTGGTTTGCCTCCAACGGTATGCACCGCAACTGCAAGGTGCTGATCGTGATGGGCAAGACCGATCCGGACGCCGCGGTGCACCGCCAGCAGTCGATGATGGTCGTGCCGATCGACGCGCCGGGTATCACCGTCCGTCGCAACCTCGGCGTCTTCGGCTATCAGGATCGCGAAGGGCACGCCGAGATCGACTTCGACGATGTTCGGGTGCCGGCCAAGGACGTGCTCAAGGGCGAAGGCGAGGGCTTCGCGATCAGCCAGGCCAGGCTGGGTCCGGGACGTATCCACCACTGCATGCGGGCCATCGGGATGGCTGAGCGGGCCCTGGAATTGCTGTGCACGCGAGCACAGTCCCGTGTCACGTTCGGAAAGCCGATCAGCGAGAACGCCAACATCCAGGACTGGATCGCCGAGTCCCGCATCGACATCGAGATGATCAGATTGCTCACCCTCAAGGCGGCGCATCTGATGGACACCGTCGGCAACAAGGCGGCCCGCACCGAGATCGCGGCCATCAAGGTGGCCGCACCCAACATCGCGTTGAAGATCGTCGACCGGGCCATCCAGGTGCACGGCGGGGGCGGGGTCACCGATGACTTTCCGCTTGCCATGGCCTGGGCCCACCTGCGCACGCTGCGGCTCGCCGACGGGCCGGACGAGGTGCACAAGCGCGCCATCGCCCGCCAGGAGCTGGGCAAGTACCGGAAGGGGACACCGGCATGA
- a CDS encoding saccharopine dehydrogenase family protein has protein sequence MANSRRRVVFIGAAGEMCRLAIERFAIAEGDWELALYDIRPELLDQLVQRLPAGLATAARLDLYDREGLRNAIEGAALVVLGAGPYNRTAGPVMEACLAAKVPYLDFDDDIESTLHGLSLNDDARAAGVPMYIGCGASPGFTNVMVADAAGELDTVENIDVYWVVGDERGSIGRAVLDHMLRVAAGPCMTWQNGGPVMHQSWLETRWTELGGGLGLTMVHETAHPEPVTLPRKYPNAKNIRCFGGLDPAPYNGLVRGVGLAVQKGKMPVEEAIDFLEALLTNKFGSLKGWRHAISGLWDLVRTGEASRTELVKFLALAAVGHTFPYKSGLKVEVTGLRNGLPAVASRRTPVCGPGTYLFTDMAAATGTACAAFMLVALDEETGTRAGVFTPEEWVEPEKFYKGLERVGTPREEILDAAH, from the coding sequence ATGGCCAACAGCCGACGACGGGTCGTCTTCATCGGCGCCGCCGGCGAGATGTGCCGTCTCGCCATCGAACGGTTCGCAATCGCGGAGGGTGACTGGGAGCTCGCGCTCTACGACATTCGTCCCGAGCTCCTCGATCAGCTGGTGCAGCGACTGCCTGCCGGTCTCGCCACCGCCGCGCGGCTCGACCTGTATGACCGCGAGGGCCTGCGCAACGCCATCGAGGGCGCCGCGCTCGTCGTGCTCGGCGCCGGTCCCTACAACCGCACGGCCGGACCCGTGATGGAAGCGTGTCTGGCGGCCAAGGTGCCCTATCTGGACTTCGATGACGACATCGAGAGCACCCTGCACGGGCTGTCGCTCAACGACGACGCCCGAGCGGCCGGGGTGCCGATGTACATCGGCTGTGGTGCCTCACCAGGGTTCACCAACGTGATGGTTGCCGACGCGGCAGGCGAACTGGACACCGTAGAGAACATCGATGTGTATTGGGTCGTCGGCGATGAGCGCGGATCGATCGGTCGTGCAGTTCTCGACCACATGCTGCGCGTCGCCGCAGGGCCCTGTATGACCTGGCAGAACGGTGGACCGGTCATGCACCAGTCCTGGCTGGAGACTCGGTGGACGGAGCTGGGCGGCGGGCTGGGGCTGACCATGGTGCACGAGACCGCGCACCCCGAACCCGTGACATTGCCGCGGAAGTACCCGAATGCCAAGAACATCCGGTGTTTCGGTGGACTGGACCCGGCACCCTACAACGGCCTCGTCCGCGGCGTGGGCCTGGCCGTGCAGAAGGGCAAGATGCCCGTCGAGGAAGCGATCGACTTCCTGGAGGCCTTGCTGACCAACAAGTTCGGCAGCCTGAAGGGCTGGCGACACGCGATATCCGGCTTATGGGATCTCGTGCGTACCGGAGAGGCGTCACGCACCGAGCTGGTCAAGTTCCTCGCTCTCGCGGCGGTGGGGCATACCTTCCCGTACAAGTCGGGATTGAAGGTCGAAGTGACGGGTCTCCGGAACGGCCTGCCCGCTGTGGCGAGCCGGCGCACCCCGGTGTGCGGTCCGGGCACCTACCTGTTCACCGATATGGCGGCGGCGACGGGGACGGCCTGCGCCGCGTTCATGTTGGTGGCGCTCGACGAGGAAACCGGAACTCGTGCAGGAGTATTCACACCTGAGGAATGGGTCGAGCCGGAGAAGTTCTACAAGGGGCTCGAACGTGTCGGCACCCCGCGAGAGGAGATCCTCGATGCAGCACACTGA
- a CDS encoding flavin-containing monooxygenase: protein MTTTKTTDFDVLVVGAGISGIGAAYHLKTFRPATTFAVLEGRDSIGGTWNLHQYPGIRSDSDMPTFGYGFKPWTHRKAIADGHIILDYLQQTLDEFDLGQHIRFGYKVQSANFDTTQGRWTLTATDPATSETTTFTSRFLFLGTGYYDYDEPFTPEFAGREDFAGSVVHPQHWPVDLDYTGKRVVVIGSGATAVTLIPSMADKTAHITMLQRSPSYVFSIPASDPIANVLNRALGHKRASKVIRRKNVALGRGVFKACERWPKLMRKLLIGCVRMQVPKHFDVDTHFTPRYNPWEQRLAMVPNGDLFKAISAGKASVVTDRIDRFTRTGILLESGQELTADIIVTATGLNMSPFGKIQLNVDGRAVNLPDTTAYKAMMLSGVPNFAYAVGYTNIAWTLKVDLVCEHFCRLLDYMDAHGHDTVVPVLDDPTMDRVPMMDMTSGYVQRAIAKFPRAGTNGPWTLKHAYEFDVARLRHGPVEDDALRFTPKQPALVVS, encoded by the coding sequence ATGACCACAACGAAGACCACGGACTTCGACGTCTTGGTTGTCGGCGCAGGGATTTCCGGGATCGGCGCCGCCTATCACCTGAAGACATTCCGACCAGCCACGACGTTCGCCGTCCTGGAGGGCCGTGATTCGATCGGCGGCACGTGGAACCTGCACCAGTACCCTGGCATCCGTTCCGACTCGGACATGCCCACGTTCGGCTACGGCTTCAAGCCGTGGACCCACCGCAAGGCGATCGCCGACGGCCACATCATCCTGGACTACCTGCAGCAGACCCTCGACGAGTTCGATCTCGGTCAACACATCCGTTTCGGATACAAGGTGCAGTCCGCGAATTTCGATACGACGCAGGGGCGCTGGACGCTGACCGCCACAGATCCGGCGACGAGTGAGACCACGACCTTCACCTCGCGGTTTTTGTTTCTGGGGACGGGATACTACGACTACGACGAGCCCTTCACCCCGGAGTTCGCCGGCCGGGAAGACTTCGCGGGCTCCGTCGTCCACCCGCAGCACTGGCCCGTCGACCTCGACTACACGGGCAAGCGTGTCGTCGTGATCGGCAGTGGCGCAACGGCTGTCACACTGATCCCGTCGATGGCCGACAAGACCGCCCACATCACGATGCTGCAGCGCTCACCCAGCTACGTGTTCTCGATCCCCGCCTCCGATCCGATCGCCAACGTGCTGAACAGGGCACTCGGCCACAAGCGCGCATCGAAGGTGATCCGCAGGAAGAACGTGGCTCTCGGCCGCGGGGTCTTCAAGGCCTGCGAGCGCTGGCCCAAACTCATGCGCAAGCTGCTGATCGGCTGTGTGCGTATGCAGGTACCCAAGCACTTCGACGTCGACACCCACTTCACGCCGCGATACAACCCGTGGGAGCAACGGCTCGCCATGGTGCCCAACGGGGATCTGTTCAAGGCGATTTCGGCCGGGAAGGCGTCGGTGGTCACTGACCGGATCGACCGGTTCACCAGGACCGGCATCCTGCTGGAATCCGGTCAGGAGCTCACCGCCGACATCATCGTCACCGCGACCGGACTGAACATGTCGCCCTTCGGCAAGATCCAGCTCAATGTCGACGGCAGGGCCGTCAATCTTCCCGACACGACTGCGTACAAAGCGATGATGCTGTCCGGTGTACCCAACTTCGCGTATGCCGTCGGGTACACCAACATCGCCTGGACCCTCAAGGTGGACCTGGTCTGCGAGCACTTCTGCCGCCTGCTGGACTACATGGACGCACACGGTCATGACACCGTCGTCCCCGTGTTGGACGACCCGACCATGGATCGCGTGCCGATGATGGACATGACCTCGGGTTATGTGCAGCGGGCGATCGCGAAGTTCCCACGGGCCGGCACCAACGGCCCGTGGACGCTCAAGCACGCCTACGAATTCGACGTTGCGCGACTGCGTCACGGGCCGGTGGAAGACGACGCCCTGCGGTTCACTCCGAAACAGCCTGCCCTCGTGGTGTCCTGA